The nucleotide window CACAAGGTTCCGATCGCAAGCCTGCGCCGCGTCATGCCGCCCTCGTAATACGAAGTACTACCAGACTAGTCTAATGAACGCGTCCGCGGCTGTCAAGCGGTCGAGGGAGGAAGCCGGGGGCTTGTGGGCGCGCTCGGGGGGGCTGCCGGAGTGTTGGCCTTGGCCGGGCGGCCGCGGGGAGGCTTGGTCGGCGTTCCGCCGCAGGGAGAAGGGTACGGGGTCGGATTACAGCCTCAGGCCGTGGGTCTTAGCCGCTTCCTGGAGGGTAGCAGCCATGATCTCGTATCCTGCGTAGTGGGGGTGCAGGCCGTCGCGGGCGAGGGTCTTGAGCAGGGCGCCGTTCGGGTCGCGCATTCTGTTCCAGTAGTCCACGTAGACGCACCCTTTGGCGGCGGTCGTCGCCTTGATCTGCTCGTTGATTTGCGGCAGCAGGCGAGCCTTGCCTGGATAGTCGCGGGTGTCCGGGTTCGTGGGCACGATCGAGCAGACGAGGGCGTTCACCCCCGCCCCGCGGGCCTTGTCCATCATCGACTCGACCGCTCTGACCACGGTATGGACGATTTCCTCGTCGCTCTTTTTCGCCTCCAGCATGCGGGCCACATCGTTGGTGCCGGCCAAGATGACGACGTTTCGCGGGCGGAGCTGAATCACATCCGCATCGAACCGCCTGTCCATGTTGACGGCGAGATCGC belongs to Phycisphaerae bacterium and includes:
- a CDS encoding G-D-S-L family lipolytic protein, which gives rise to MPRVPSNTIVRWSTVLALATWTSLAGCAGPQALPHAGRTTLQKEQLTKPGRFGTADQRAAADTRRAFFDFWNEEIIRQDIAVGTVFMGDSITEFWELAAYFWPSSGVILNRGISGDLAVNMDRRFDADVIQLRPRNVVILAGTNDVARMLEAKKSDEEIVHTVVRAVESMMDKARGAGVNALVCSIVPTNPDTRDYPGKARLLPQINEQIKATTAAKGCVYVDYWNRMRDPNGALLKTLARDGLHPHYAGYEIMAATLQEAAKTHGLRL